The following proteins are encoded in a genomic region of Galbibacter sp. BG1:
- a CDS encoding type IX secretion system membrane protein PorP/SprF, translated as MKNNISKIGAIILMLWAGTFFVHGQQDSQFTQYMYNTMTFNPAYAGTREVFSSIALYRNQWTGLNGAPETMNFAMHGPVGNKVGLGFSITNDRIFIANETEIDFVFSYIMNVSENGKLSLGIKGGLNFFDIDFSRVNTGSPNGGDPSAQYNVDNEFAPQIGAGAFYYSERFYVGASIPNILETEHFDDSNNSTAGERLHFYFITGYVFNLSNDIKFKPAGLLKAVSGAPLQIDLSANFMFYDRFTLGAAYRWDAAMSVLTGFQIDDRWMVGYAYDWETTALSQYNGGSHEIFLRFELFNNRKKIISPRFF; from the coding sequence ATGAAAAATAATATTTCTAAAATAGGGGCAATTATTCTTATGCTTTGGGCAGGGACATTCTTCGTGCATGGTCAACAGGACTCTCAGTTTACCCAGTATATGTACAACACCATGACCTTTAACCCTGCCTATGCGGGTACGCGGGAAGTCTTTAGTTCTATTGCCTTATACAGGAATCAGTGGACTGGATTGAATGGAGCTCCTGAAACTATGAATTTTGCCATGCATGGTCCTGTGGGAAACAAGGTAGGATTAGGCTTTAGCATTACCAACGATCGTATTTTTATCGCAAATGAAACAGAAATTGATTTTGTTTTCAGTTATATTATGAATGTTTCTGAAAACGGAAAACTTTCTTTGGGGATTAAAGGAGGTCTTAATTTTTTTGATATTGATTTCAGTCGCGTAAATACAGGATCACCCAACGGAGGAGATCCCTCAGCACAATACAATGTCGATAATGAATTTGCTCCGCAAATAGGGGCAGGGGCATTCTATTATTCCGAACGGTTTTATGTAGGTGCCAGCATACCTAATATTTTAGAAACCGAACATTTTGATGATTCCAATAATAGTACGGCAGGAGAACGGTTGCATTTCTATTTTATCACTGGGTATGTTTTTAATCTATCCAACGATATTAAATTTAAACCAGCTGGTTTGTTGAAAGCGGTTAGTGGAGCACCACTTCAAATAGACCTTTCAGCAAATTTTATGTTTTACGATCGCTTTACTTTGGGAGCTGCCTACAGATGGGATGCGGCCATGAGCGTTTTAACTGGATTTCAAATAGACGACCGGTGGATGGTTGGGTATGCATACGATTGGGAAACGACCGCCCTGTCTCAATACAATGGAGGATCTCATGAGATATTTCTGCGTTTTGAATTGTTTAACAACAGAAAGAAAATTATATCACCCCGTTTTTTCTAA